The Candidatus Kryptoniota bacterium DNA segment CCGATGCGGGCCAGTCGTGGGGCGAGTTGAATCTCACCCCAGTCGACAGCATCGGATATGCCGGCGCCGTTCAGGACCTGGCAGTCGATCCGACCAACGCCAGTGTTGTCTACGCTGTGAAGGGAAGCTCGTTCTCGGATCCGTTCGACACCAGCTTCGGCGTATTTAAGTCCATCAACGGCGGCACATCCTGGACAAGAACTTCCGCCGGACTCCCCGCATCTAAATACATCACTCGAATTTCAATCGCCGCGGCTCCGAACAACAACCAGGTCTTGTACGTCGGTATCAACGGGACAAATCCCCTGAAGCCAAGCAGCGACACGACAAGGGCATTCAAAACGACAGACGGCGGATCCTCCTGGACAGTTATGCAGATCAATTCCGATTACGGCGGCGGGCAGGGTTGGTACAATAACATGGTCGCCGTGGACCCGACAAACGCGAGTGTCGTGTATGTCGGTGGAATCGATCTCTGGAAATCGACAGACGGCGGTTCCACATGGACCAATCTCACGAAGGCCTACAGCACAGGGAATGTGCATCCCGATCAGCATGCACTCTCGTTCATGCCGGGCACGGGCAACTTCTTCCTAGGAGACGACGGAGGTGTTTGGAAAACCACGGACGGCGGCACGACTTTCTCCGACTGCAATACAAATCTTCAGGTGACCCAGTTCTACGCTGTCGGGATCGACGCTTCAAATTCGTCGCTCACATATGCCGGCGCACAGGACAACGGGACCGATAGAAATATTTCGCCTTCCAACAACTGGTCCGAAATATATTCCGGGGACGGCGGATATGTGACGGTGGATCCGACCAACTCGAACATTGTCTACGGAGAATATGTGAACGGTGCCCTTGTAAGATCGATGAATGGAGGATCAGGCTTTTCTCCAATCGTCACAGGCTTGAATGGAGACGGCTACTGGACAACTCCGTACCAGCTCGATCCAAACAACACGAGCATACTTTATACGGCAACCGACAGAGCCTACAAAACCACAAACAAAGGTACCAACTGGTCCGCGGTGAGTGCCGCGGTGAAGGGTACAGGGGATCTCGTTACAACCATGGCGCTCTCTGCAGCCGAGCCGAACGTGCTTTATGCCGGAATAAGCGGATACCGGGGCGGCGATGCCGGAAGCTTCCTGTACGTTTCCCAGGACAGCGGCAAGACCTGGATGGATATAACGATCAACGGCGATTCCACGAACGACTTCGCCCGCGTGACGGCGGACCCGACGCAAAAAGGCGTCGCATACCTCGCCATGCTCCAGAGTCCGGAAGTCATGAAGACGACCAACTATGGCACGAGTTGGACCCCGATCGGATCAACATCAAACGGATTTAACGGTGAACCGGCCAAATATATTTGCGTCGATTCGACGACAGGATACATTTACGCCGGCACATACGACGGAGTCTACATCACCACGAACGGTGGAGGAACCTGGTCGAAACTCGGCACGGGTTTGCCCAATGCCGTTGTCGATGACATCGCGATCCAGTACGCGACTCATTCGCTTCGTGTTGCGACACACGGGCGCGGAGGATGGGAAGTTGATCTTGCCACAGGAATCGCGCGGTCTGTCGAGACGCCAACAGAGTTTAGTCTCGCGCAAAATTATCCGAACCCATTCAATCCGGCGACCACCATCAGTTTCAAGCTTGCAGCCGACAGCTACGTCACCCTGAAGGTCTACGACGTGCTCGGAAGAGAGGTCGCTACGCTGATGAAGGGGAAGCAGAAAGCAGGAGAGCACTCGCTGACTTTCGACGCGAGTAAGCTGACAAGCGGTGTCTACTTCTACAGAATTGCGACGTCATCGTTCACTGAAACGAGAAAAATGATTTTAGTTAAATAACGCGATTCAATTTTGCGGCCAACCCGCATCAGAGTTGCCCTCTGTAATCTAGATAAAGCTCCGGTTAGACCGGAGCTTTGTTTTCTCCCCGCATCTGTGGTTATCTTAACAGGTCATGAAATTATTCCGGGGACACATCCCTCCATCGTGGAAATTCAAGAGCGACGTGAAAGTCTGGCGGCTTCTTCCCGGCAAAGGAGTGCTCGCGGTCGAATTGCGTGACACTGCCAATAAGACTGCTTCATTCGCAGGTATAGAAATCGGTTCGGGAAAAACTCTCTGGAAAGATCTCCGCTTCGAGAACGGCTGGTGGGTTACGATAAACACAATCTACGAGGACGTCATCCTCCTGCAGCAATTTGTCAGGCCCGACATGCCGACCGCCGGAAAGGTGTTCGCCGTCGATCTGTTGTCGGGAAAAATTCTGTGGCAGAACGACTCGCTCACTTATCTTTACGCTGCGGAAGGCGGCGTCATATGTGCGAAACGAACTCTCGTCAGCGATGAAATCGTGTCGCTCGATTACAGGACAGGTATTGAGAAATCAATTTCTCCTCCCGTCGATCTCTCGCGCTCCGGGCTCGCTTCAGGTACGCAGGCGGAGAATTTTATCCTGCCGGAGCTCCTTGAGCCCGACGGCAAAAAATCTTATCCCGAAATCTCCGATGCCCTAAGGAATGTTCTTCCTCCTGACGCTCACGCTCCATCCGCAATAGTTTATCGGTCAGGTAAGACGATCGCAGGATTCCACTTGAGAAATGGAGAGGACGAACGAGGAACCGCTCTGTACGACTCTCACCTGCAGATCGTCGATTCAAATGGCAAGATCATGTTCCGGGATGTCGCGGATACGAATGTCTACATGCCTATAACCGATTTCTATTTCGTCGCGGAAACTCACCTGATCTACGTAAGGAACTCGAACGAAATAGTCGCGGTAAAATTAGGCTGATTCCTTTTCAAATTCCTTTTCGATCAGCGCTATCCTGCACGCTTCCGTGTATGGGCAGTACAGGCAAACTTTCTCGAAAGGAAATTCCGTAAGATTGAAGCGCCCCGATCTCGCAGATCCGACTTTTGCAGACACGAACATTTCCGTCTCGTGGGACAAGGCATCCATAGTCTTGGGATAATTTTCCGTGCCCCGCGTAGGGCGAGAGAGATCATACGACCGGTTGTATTTAAGCTCGCCGTCCTTTTCGCGAACGATGAAGTTTATCGCTCCATTTCCGTCTTCATCATGTAGAAGCGTGTTTCGATTCAAGGATACAAAAGCAGCTCCGGAGGGAGCCGATATAAGGGGCTCCTTCCCCGCAATCCTGCCGAGTGCGGCAAGGTAGATCAGGAGCTGCGGAGAAATCTTTTCGCGAACAACTTCTCTGTATGAAGCTATCCGGCTCGATGTCTTGTAGTCGATTATGATCGGCCCGTCGTCTCCGGTATCGACGCGATCTATTTTACCTCTTACCGCAACGCCTCCGATGCTCACCGGTTCTAAATCTCCGGATCCAAACTCGAATTCGAAAAGGCCAGGGATCAATCCGTATTCGGTGAGTCTTGCCTGTACTTTCTTCAGAAAGAGCTCGAGTGTACCCTGATTCCCGGCGTTCCCGAGTATCGCGTCTCTTTCCACTTCAAATAGTTCGTGATGAATGCCTAGTTCGTCGAGGACCTGCCTGCCGATGGCCAGGAGGAGATTCAGTTCATCTTTCGCCTGCTCCAGCTTGCCGCCGCGGCCCAGCTCCGTATAAAATCTTTGCAGGATCCTGTGAAGAACCGTCCCTCTTTCAATTGCGCTGAGTGAAGTTTCGATCTCGGGAGGTTCGGTTATGTGAAGCACTCTTCTTACGAAGAACTGGAATCCGCATCTCGACAGCGATTCTATCTGGGCAGCAGAAAAAACCCGGCCGGCAAATTGACCATCGGCAAGCTTCACGAGGGCCTGGTCGGTTATTCTGCCGTTGAATTCGCTCTCTCGGTCGTCTCTGTACCTCGCGCGTTCTGCGAGTTTGCATCTTTCAAGATTTATCGGAAGCATCGCTCCCGAAGTTTTGTCATCGACCAATCCCGCCGCATCTGCTTCTATGAGCTGATGAATCGAATAAATATTCGTCGTCTCCTTCGTACCGGCAGGCTCGACGAGCACCGTAGCGTCTGCCGCATCGAGGAACGCATCGATAAACGATGATCGAATAAGCCGAACCTCGTCACGCTGCATCGGATAAATGAGGTGGAGACTTTTCCCGAACGAAGCGACCGCCTGGAAGAAGAGATGTCTCTGCAAATATGGTTGTGTCTCCCGGTTCTCTCTCTGTGTCATCAGCGGGAGAAATATTTCGGGAACGTACCTCGTCGGGAGTTCTCCTTCGTTGAGGCCGACAATGAAGACATGATCAAACTCGAGACCGCGCATCTCTTCGAGAGCGGTCACGTACACACCGAATCCGTACCGCTGTCTTATATTGAAGCGAGTAAGCCCGAGCGCGGCCCGGAGATTCTGGACCCAGGTTTCAAGCGGCAGTGGGCCGGCGTCCGCGTTGCCTTCTGAAACCTCCTCAACAACCTCGAGAAAAGCGGAGAGCGCGCGGGCGTCCCGCTCGACTATTTCAGTCAGGATCCCGCCGACATCCATCGCAGCAATGTTCTCGTGAATCCTCAGATTCTTCACCAGTTCACCTACCGCGCTTTTGAAGCCCGCCGCCGTCATGTCCCGCAAAACCGGTTTCAGTGTATTCTCAATCGAGTCAAGTATTTCCGCCGCGTTTTTCAGAATTTCTATGTCGTGTAATTTCTCCGCGAGACTATCATCCGTCTTCGAGCGGGCAGCATCTTCGAGCACGGCCGCCTTAACTGCGATCGCTGATTTGAATGTCTTCAACCCTCTCTCAAACCTGCAGATCGCCGCCGCGTTGAGAATGATGCTGCCCACATCGCCGTACGCGTCCGACACCGTGACAAGCCGGTTCGTGACCGCCCGAAGGAGAGACACACGCTCATAGTCCCCAAGCTTCACGTCAATGAACGAAAGGACAGCGTTGACGATAGGATTACTTTCGAGCGTGTACCTGTCGGTTATGTTCACCGGAATCTGGTATTTCGGAAACACTTCCCGGAACAGTCCCGAATAACTCTGCGGTAGATACGACGCAACACAAATCCTGTCTAGTTTTTGATCGGGCTTGCTCTTTACAATCTCCTTTATCTTCTCAGCGACAAACTCCACCTCTCGAAGATTGTCCCTTACCCCGACTATGAATGCTTTATCGACCAGGTTCAGCTTTTTGCGCGGACGCCCGTCGGCAAACAAATAAGTACCAAGAAACTCACGAGATCCCGGTGATTTCCCGCTTCCGTCTCGCACCCGAGCCTCATGCACTTTAAACCCGCGTACCTTCAATTCGGAAACGGTTGCGAGCATTGTCTTAAAAAGATTTTCGTTCCTGTCGTTGCAATCGAGCCTGACAAGAAACGAAAAATCTTTTTGCCTAGAAAGCATTTTCAGGAATTCGAGCTCGGGCTTTTTGAAATTGTAGAACCCTTCTATGAAAAATGCCGCTCCTTCGGGACAAATCACGCGGATAGTCGCTTCCGTCAACCTTCCGTTCACGACTGAGAGCAGACCGGGTGTGTCGATGAGATTGTTCCCCAGCTCTTTTTCATACCCGGCATAAATCTTTAGAAACTCTTCAAGCTTAAGTCGCTCCGGTTTTTCCGCCACGGAAAGGAGGAGCTTGTAATCCTCGGGAGTGATACCATTTTCTTTGAGGTATCCTATCTGGTCGACAATTTTTTTTATCGTTCCCGCGGGAGCGACGCCGCGCCTTGTCCCGGGACGTGACGAGGCAAACTTGAAGAACTTCAAATCGGTCCGTGAAATCACCCTGTCGATGACCATTCCCTGAAGAGAAGTGGAGATCACCCGCTTTCCCGTGTTCATCGCAGAGAAAACCTTCTGCGCGAAGAGTTCGAGTGTGTACACGGGGAATCTTCCGAAAGCGACGTCCTGTACCAGCTCGCGCTCGAGCTCCCTAACTCGCCGGCGGGTCGGGACGATATACACGAAATCATATTTCCCGTCTCCACGACGTGCCCTTGTCTTGACTTGAGACGTGAAGTCTTCGACAACCGGTCCGTCGAAGTTCTTCGAGAGTACGATCGGCATTACTCTATCCTTGGCGGCTCCTCGTCGATGTTTGCGATACCCTGGAGACGATCACGGAACCTCCCGAGCGCCTCATGAGATTCACCATACTTGTTCTGAGCGTTTCTCAGATGGGTGCCGAGCGTATCAAATTGCTCGCCGAATTTCTCGAGCGCGTTCTCCAGCTGGGCAAGCTGGTTCCTTACCCGCTCGGCGTTCTTCTCGATCTGCATTCCCTTCAGCCCGATCGCAATCGCCTGGATGTAAGCGTAAAAACTGTTCGGAGACGCCGGGATCACGTGTTTGTTCATCGCATGCCTGTAGACTCCGCTTTCGTCGGTGTCCTGCATGAGGAGCTCGTAGTACATGCTCTCGGACGGGATGAACATTATCGCGAAATCGAACGTCCCCTCAGCCGGCTTAATGTACTTGGACGCGATGTCGTCGATTTGCCCTTTTAGAACCGCCATGAACCTGTTCAACGCCAGTTTCTTGTCCGCGTCATTCTCGGCATCGACATACCTTTGGAATTCGTCCTTGGGGAATTTCGAATCGATCGGAATGATTTTCTCCGATGTCCGGATGATTGCGTCTACTTTCGAGCCGTCACGAAAGCCGTATTGGAATTCATAGAAACCCTGCGGGATGACCTGCTTAATGAGTTCTTCGAGAAGAGTTTCGCCGAGATTACCGCGAAGCTTCGGCGAGCTGAGAATGTTCTGGAGCTGGTTAATTTGTTTCCCTATCTCCATCATGTTCACGCTCGCCTCTTTCAGCTCGCCGAAATCCTGTTTCAATGAGGAAAATAATTTGTTCGCCTCGCTGAGCTGTCCGCCGAGCTGTCCCTCGAAGCTCGAAAGGCGCTGCTCGACCGAGCCGCGGAGATTTTCGACCTGCTTCCCCATCAGAGATGTCAGTTCCGAGACCTGGTTGGTAAGCTGGACCACCTGCGCGTTTGTACCCGCACGGTTATCCTCCATTCCCTTCGAGAGCGTGTTCGTCACAAGCTGAAGCGTGCTGGCTATCGTATCGCTGTTTGCCCGCGAGGCATCCGACACGGATCTAATGGAAGCATCGAGATCGTTCTTAAGCATCGTGAATAGCTGCACCGTCTGGTCAGGCGACGACTTCCCTGCCTTCGACAGGTTCCTGAACTCGAGGAACAACACGGCAACAAGAATAAGAAGAGCAGCTAAAAGGATTATCGCTAGTGTACTCATGATCTTCCCTTAAACGTGTAAGAAAAAGAAAGAACCAATTGATCTGAACGATCTAATCGAATTCTCAACTTCATATTTACTCAAGCACGCCGGTAGACAAATAATTGTCATTCCGAAGAGTCTGGTGGGCACTGGCAGTGCTACGACGAGGAATCTTCTTAAGGATTCCCCGATGATTCTTTGGTAGAACTGTACGCAGGATTCCTCCGGTCACTTGTCCCGACTGTGTCGGTGCTCGTTCGGTCGGAATGACGGTTGGATCTGCGACTTCCGACACAAGCATGAGAATAGGCACCTAATATTTCTTCACTAGAATATCTTCTTTCTCCTTGTCAGATATGCTGTCAGCGCCTTATCGAATGGCGTTGATGTCGTCAGAAGAGAATAGTCGATATCGTTTTCGAAACACTTGCTCTTTAGCTCATGGATGAACCTGTTTACATTATTTCTATAGGTCGTCTTCATTGCGGACACCTGTGTCGAAACCTGTTCGCCAGTTTCAAGATCGGTAAAAATCGAATCGCCCGGGTAGTCGAGGTTTATCTCGGCTTCGTCCATGACGTGAAAAGCGATGACTTCATTCTTCCTGTGCCTGAAGTGTTTTAGCGCGGTGATCACGCTCCGCGTCTCGTCGAGGAAATCGCTTATGACGATAATGAGTCCGCGTCTCTTGATGCGCTCGGCCAATGACGAGAGCGCCGCGGCGGTCGAGGTTTTCGCATTAGGTTTCGTGTCGGACAGCTCCGTAAGAAGCCGTTTCATGTAGGAGTAAGTGAGATGCGGCTCGAAGAAACTCCTTACGGTCTCGTCGTAGACCGCAAGCCCCGTTGCGTCCTGCTGTTTCATCATGAGGTAGATGAGACCCGCCGCGAGGTATGATGCGTACTCGAGTTTCGTCACTTTCCCGTCGCGCTTGTCCGAAGGACCCCTGACGGGGAACCCCATCGAGTTGCTCGCATCGAGGAGGATGTATGCCTTGAGGTTCGTCTCCTCCTCGAACTGTTTTATATATAGCCGGTCGCTTCGGCCGTAAACTTTCCAGTCGATGTTGCCTATGCTGTCGCCGGGGAAATACTGTCGATGTTCGGCAAACTCTACGCTGAAACCGTGGTAAGGGCTTCTGTGCATTCCGATCAGGAACCCTTCCACGATCAGCCGCGCGCGCAGCTCCATGTTTGAAAGCCGCGAGATGAATTCCGGCGTCAGGATTCGAAGTGGACTCTCGCTCATTTAAAGAAAGTTAACCAAGATGAGGGGCAAAACCACCGCATATAATGGCGAAAACGAGGCTTGACTGTCGGCATTTTCGGTTGTAATTTAGACGTAGTCTTAATAATGAAAAGCACGGAAACTAAAACGAAGAGATGCAACAGACGGACACAAGATGAAGACTCTTGCACTAGCAGCATTCATTCAATTTGTAATTTCTCTCTCGACGGCAATGGCACAGGATCGATATTACAACTGGAGCGAACAGTTTGAATCGGAAGATCCCGGCGAATTCGAACTAGAGAGTTATTCTAATTTCGATACGCCTTCATACTCGAGCAGCAATCACTCGCTTGTCCAGACATTCGAGCTCGAGTACGCATTCTCCGATCGTGTTCAGGCAAGAATAAGCCAGGGCTTCTTAAAAGGTTACCCTGCCGGGGAGTTCTCATCGGGAGTTCTCGAAGTCGAAGGACTCTACCGACTCGTCGCGCCGGGAAAATTCTACTTCGATCCGGTCGTCTATCTTTCATTCTCAAGGAGCTGGACTCCCGGCAGCGCGAGGACCGCTGAAGCGAAACTCATACTTTCAAAAGATATCGGACCAATCAACGCGCTCGTGGTCGGATCTACCGAGTATGACCTCGGAGGCGAGAGCGAGTTAAAACCCGAAATGAGCGCGGGAGTCAGCTATCAAATCGTCGAAGGTCTCAGAGCGGGTGTCGAAGCGTTTGCCACCGGCGAGGACGAAGACAAAACAGAGGATGCAGATCTCCGTGGTACGGGAATCGGACCCACGGTCTCTTTCTCCACCCCATGGTTCTGGATGACAACGGGTGCGTCGTTCGGGTTATCCGGGGCCGCAAACAATCTAAACTTCCGCACTATTATCGGAATCGACCTATGATGTGTCCGGAAGAGATTAGGCTAAACTCAAGATAGAGCGCCAATGGAAACTGCGAAAGAAAAATTCGAAGGCTACTTGCGGGAAGAAAAGTACCGCATAACACCCGAGCGTTTTGAAGTACTGGATGTTGCTATGGCGACATCGGGCCACTTCGACGCGGACGAGCTCTTCCTCACTCTGAAAAAGGAAGGGAGTAAGGTCTCACGCGCGACCGTCTACAACACGCTCGATATTCTCGAAGAGTGCGGGCTCGTCTACAAGGTCCGCCTGAAGGATCATGGCTCGCGTTATGAGAAGGCGTTCGGGAGAGCTCCGCACGACCATCTGCTCTGCGCACAATGCGGACAGATAGTCGAGTTCGTCGACGAGAACATGGAGAAGAGCCGTGAGGCAATCGCAAAGAAATTCAAGTTCGAATTGATAAGCCATTCTTACCAGATACTCGGATTGTGTCCCGATTGCAGGAACGGAAGATAGTTTCACTTCGAATAAAGCGCTGTAGCGGAGAAAATGAAAACAAAACTTACATGGGCAAAGAGGGACGGGGACTCAAGGGATAGAAGGAAACTGGCGAGGAACCTGCAAGAGCTGCAAGTGGGCGACGATGCCCACATCGTAGCATTCACGGTCCAGGACGACACCGCCAAGAAAGTCGAGGCGATGGGATTGCGGGTCGGGAAGAAGATTACAGTATTAAGGAAACTGGGACGAGGAATTTTGATCAGGACGAGTCATTCGAGAATTGTGATAACATCGGATGTTGCGAAGAATATTGAGGTAAAATGAAAAAGAGTATTAAGGTGGCTTTTGCCGGTAACCCGAATGTCGGCAAGACTTCGCTTCTCAACCACGCGGCCAAGACCGACCTCAAGGTCGGGAACTGGTCGGGAGTAACGGTAGAGAAACGCGAAGGGTTCATGAATTACAAGGGTTACGACATCCACTTCGTCGATCTTCCCGGGATCTACACCCTTGAGCCGCTGTCTGAAGATGAATGGGTCGCGTATAGTTTTCTGACGGAGGAAAATCCCGACGTGGTGGTCGATGTGATCGAAGCCGCGAACGCCGACCGCGATTTTCTTCTGACGACCGAGCTCCTCGAGTTCGGCAGACCGATGGTCGTTGCATTGAACATGGTCGACGAAGCGGCAAAACGCGGAATAGAAATAGACAGCAACCACAGCCGCGAACTTTTGAATGTCCCGGTGATAAAGACAAACGGGAGGACCGGCCAGGGAGTTACTGAGCTGCTCGATGCGATAATAGATTCCGCAGAAGGAAAGACCCATCCGAATCCGGTGAAGTACAATGAGATGATGGAGCAAGCCCTTTCGCGCATCTCAGCAGACGGCGGGTCGGCAAAACTAGACAAGCACCAGCTCATACAGCTGCTATCACAGGGCAACGGGGAGAATGTCGAAAAGAACAAACTCGAAAAATTTTACAAGAAAAGTATCTCGGACATCGTCAAAGACGAGCGGTACGCATTCGCGAACGGATTTTACAACGAGGTCTTAAAGAAAAAGAAAACGACGGCGCGGGATGTAACCGACCAGATCGACAAGATCGTGCTTCATCCTTTCCTGGGATTCGCAGTGTTCTTACTCGTTATGTTTCTCCTGTTCAAAGTGTCTT contains these protein-coding regions:
- a CDS encoding T9SS type A sorting domain-containing protein, giving the protein MRSTLGITVLILVLWCTGVVKSQQRSREDHDAIKYVKLVPAELKSLKYTSSTGRLYRTQSATWTTLGPQPINMEFNTGVSSGRVASLAVDPTNANIVYAAAAGGGLWKTTDGGTTWNPLTDDLPRLASGSVAVDQTNDQIVYYGQGELHFSIDSYPGSGFYMSTDGGTTWAQIHLPGSLYYTGKVEVAPSDHNVVYTCGYYDIYKSTDAGQSWGELNLTPVDSIGYAGAVQDLAVDPTNASVVYAVKGSSFSDPFDTSFGVFKSINGGTSWTRTSAGLPASKYITRISIAAAPNNNQVLYVGINGTNPLKPSSDTTRAFKTTDGGSSWTVMQINSDYGGGQGWYNNMVAVDPTNASVVYVGGIDLWKSTDGGSTWTNLTKAYSTGNVHPDQHALSFMPGTGNFFLGDDGGVWKTTDGGTTFSDCNTNLQVTQFYAVGIDASNSSLTYAGAQDNGTDRNISPSNNWSEIYSGDGGYVTVDPTNSNIVYGEYVNGALVRSMNGGSGFSPIVTGLNGDGYWTTPYQLDPNNTSILYTATDRAYKTTNKGTNWSAVSAAVKGTGDLVTTMALSAAEPNVLYAGISGYRGGDAGSFLYVSQDSGKTWMDITINGDSTNDFARVTADPTQKGVAYLAMLQSPEVMKTTNYGTSWTPIGSTSNGFNGEPAKYICVDSTTGYIYAGTYDGVYITTNGGGTWSKLGTGLPNAVVDDIAIQYATHSLRVATHGRGGWEVDLATGIARSVETPTEFSLAQNYPNPFNPATTISFKLAADSYVTLKVYDVLGREVATLMKGKQKAGEHSLTFDASKLTSGVYFYRIATSSFTETRKMILVK
- a CDS encoding DUF58 domain-containing protein, which translates into the protein MSESPLRILTPEFISRLSNMELRARLIVEGFLIGMHRSPYHGFSVEFAEHRQYFPGDSIGNIDWKVYGRSDRLYIKQFEEETNLKAYILLDASNSMGFPVRGPSDKRDGKVTKLEYASYLAAGLIYLMMKQQDATGLAVYDETVRSFFEPHLTYSYMKRLLTELSDTKPNAKTSTAAALSSLAERIKRRGLIIVISDFLDETRSVITALKHFRHRKNEVIAFHVMDEAEINLDYPGDSIFTDLETGEQVSTQVSAMKTTYRNNVNRFIHELKSKCFENDIDYSLLTTSTPFDKALTAYLTRRKKIF
- a CDS encoding ferrous iron transport protein A; this translates as MKTKLTWAKRDGDSRDRRKLARNLQELQVGDDAHIVAFTVQDDTAKKVEAMGLRVGKKITVLRKLGRGILIRTSHSRIVITSDVAKNIEVK
- a CDS encoding PD-(D/E)XK nuclease family protein, translated to MPIVLSKNFDGPVVEDFTSQVKTRARRGDGKYDFVYIVPTRRRVRELERELVQDVAFGRFPVYTLELFAQKVFSAMNTGKRVISTSLQGMVIDRVISRTDLKFFKFASSRPGTRRGVAPAGTIKKIVDQIGYLKENGITPEDYKLLLSVAEKPERLKLEEFLKIYAGYEKELGNNLIDTPGLLSVVNGRLTEATIRVICPEGAAFFIEGFYNFKKPELEFLKMLSRQKDFSFLVRLDCNDRNENLFKTMLATVSELKVRGFKVHEARVRDGSGKSPGSREFLGTYLFADGRPRKKLNLVDKAFIVGVRDNLREVEFVAEKIKEIVKSKPDQKLDRICVASYLPQSYSGLFREVFPKYQIPVNITDRYTLESNPIVNAVLSFIDVKLGDYERVSLLRAVTNRLVTVSDAYGDVGSIILNAAAICRFERGLKTFKSAIAVKAAVLEDAARSKTDDSLAEKLHDIEILKNAAEILDSIENTLKPVLRDMTAAGFKSAVGELVKNLRIHENIAAMDVGGILTEIVERDARALSAFLEVVEEVSEGNADAGPLPLETWVQNLRAALGLTRFNIRQRYGFGVYVTALEEMRGLEFDHVFIVGLNEGELPTRYVPEIFLPLMTQRENRETQPYLQRHLFFQAVASFGKSLHLIYPMQRDEVRLIRSSFIDAFLDAADATVLVEPAGTKETTNIYSIHQLIEADAAGLVDDKTSGAMLPINLERCKLAERARYRDDRESEFNGRITDQALVKLADGQFAGRVFSAAQIESLSRCGFQFFVRRVLHITEPPEIETSLSAIERGTVLHRILQRFYTELGRGGKLEQAKDELNLLLAIGRQVLDELGIHHELFEVERDAILGNAGNQGTLELFLKKVQARLTEYGLIPGLFEFEFGSGDLEPVSIGGVAVRGKIDRVDTGDDGPIIIDYKTSSRIASYREVVREKISPQLLIYLAALGRIAGKEPLISAPSGAAFVSLNRNTLLHDEDGNGAINFIVREKDGELKYNRSYDLSRPTRGTENYPKTMDALSHETEMFVSAKVGSARSGRFNLTEFPFEKVCLYCPYTEACRIALIEKEFEKESA
- a CDS encoding transcriptional repressor; the encoded protein is METAKEKFEGYLREEKYRITPERFEVLDVAMATSGHFDADELFLTLKKEGSKVSRATVYNTLDILEECGLVYKVRLKDHGSRYEKAFGRAPHDHLLCAQCGQIVEFVDENMEKSREAIAKKFKFELISHSYQILGLCPDCRNGR
- a CDS encoding DUF4905 domain-containing protein, producing MKLFRGHIPPSWKFKSDVKVWRLLPGKGVLAVELRDTANKTASFAGIEIGSGKTLWKDLRFENGWWVTINTIYEDVILLQQFVRPDMPTAGKVFAVDLLSGKILWQNDSLTYLYAAEGGVICAKRTLVSDEIVSLDYRTGIEKSISPPVDLSRSGLASGTQAENFILPELLEPDGKKSYPEISDALRNVLPPDAHAPSAIVYRSGKTIAGFHLRNGEDERGTALYDSHLQIVDSNGKIMFRDVADTNVYMPITDFYFVAETHLIYVRNSNEIVAVKLG
- a CDS encoding DNA recombination protein RmuC, which translates into the protein MSTLAIILLAALLILVAVLFLEFRNLSKAGKSSPDQTVQLFTMLKNDLDASIRSVSDASRANSDTIASTLQLVTNTLSKGMEDNRAGTNAQVVQLTNQVSELTSLMGKQVENLRGSVEQRLSSFEGQLGGQLSEANKLFSSLKQDFGELKEASVNMMEIGKQINQLQNILSSPKLRGNLGETLLEELIKQVIPQGFYEFQYGFRDGSKVDAIIRTSEKIIPIDSKFPKDEFQRYVDAENDADKKLALNRFMAVLKGQIDDIASKYIKPAEGTFDFAIMFIPSESMYYELLMQDTDESGVYRHAMNKHVIPASPNSFYAYIQAIAIGLKGMQIEKNAERVRNQLAQLENALEKFGEQFDTLGTHLRNAQNKYGESHEALGRFRDRLQGIANIDEEPPRIE